The nucleotide window GCTGTACTTGGCGAAGATGGAAGCGCCGTCGCCCGTACAGATGGTTGCCGGACCGGGGGTGCGCTTCCCCGCTCATGCAACTGGGCTTGGCAAGTCGCTGCTCGCCTGTCTCCAGGACGAGCAGGTCTGCCGTCTATTCCCTTCCGACAAGCTGAAGGCTGTTACTTCCCATACGCTGGACAGCCGCGAGGCGCTGCTGCTGGAACTTGCCCGCATTCGGAAGAATGGCTACGCGCTCGACTTGCAGGAAGGAGTGATGGGCTTCTGCTGCGCTGCCGCGCCCATTCGCCGCGCCAATGGCGAGGCGGTGGCAGCAGTCAGCTGCTCTATGCCCATTCACCAGTGGGAAGCGAAAAAAGCGGACGCCATAGAGGCGATCACAGACTTGGCCAAACGCCTAACCCCAATCCTCTGAGGAAGTGGTCGCCCGCTTCAGCTGCTCATCGCTACCATAACGGCGAACACGCAGCAATGCCTGCTCGCGATGGC belongs to Xylanibacillus composti and includes:
- a CDS encoding IclR family transcriptional regulator yields the protein MSEKYAVPALERANAVLSLLAQEPYTWTLSELSRHLNISKSTMYSLLLTMERLHWVNRDRHDTYALGSAIGKLVSAYAGQYDLIEEFRRLAQPVMRKLQETVQLARLEETDVLYLAKMEAPSPVQMVAGPGVRFPAHATGLGKSLLACLQDEQVCRLFPSDKLKAVTSHTLDSREALLLELARIRKNGYALDLQEGVMGFCCAAAPIRRANGEAVAAVSCSMPIHQWEAKKADAIEAITDLAKRLTPIL